In the Oryza glaberrima chromosome 6, OglaRS2, whole genome shotgun sequence genome, one interval contains:
- the LOC127775430 gene encoding uncharacterized protein LOC127775430 produces MFIQKAWRTAAFGVYGFTQFTKSGFVEHAKKFREEDMQIRLDGKNCLVTGANSGIGFATAEGLASRGATVYMLCRNKERGETALSQIRSKTGNMNVHLEICDLSSISEVKSFATKFSSTDKPLHVLVNNAGLLEHKRVTTPEGLELNFAVNVAATYTLTELVMPLLEKAAPDARVITVSSGGMYTEPLNKDLQFGENNFDGTQQYARNKRVQVALTERWSEKCSNKGVGFYSMHPGWADTPGVSKSLPGLSEKLSGNLRSNDEGADTVIWLALQPKEKLTSGSFYFDRAEAPKHLKFAGTAASHGQIGSIVDSLRSICGI; encoded by the exons ATGTTCATCCAGAAG GCATGGAGGACGGCGGCGTTTGGGGTCTACGGCTTCACGCAGTTCACCAAATCCGGCTTCGT GGAACATGCCAAGAAATTCAGAGAGGAGGATATGCAGATCCGGCTGGATGGGAAAAATTGCCTAGTAACTGGGGCTAATTCCGGCATAGGTTTTGCTACAGCCGAGGGCTTGGCATCACG TGGTGCCACTGTTTATATGCTTTGCCGTAACAAGGAAAGAGGAGAGACTGCTCTCAGTCAAATACGATCTAAAACTGGCAACATGAATGTTCATCTGGAG ATTTGTGACCTTTCATCTATCAGTGAAGTCAAATCATTTGCAACAAAATTCTCTTCAACAGATAAACCACTTCATGTCCTG GTTAACAATGCTGGTTTACTAGAGCACAAGCGTGTGACTACGCCAGAAGG gttggAGCTCAATTTCGCTGTGAATGTAGCAGCAACATACACTTTAACAGAGCTAGTAATGCCACTGTTGGAGAAAGCAGCACCTGATGCTCGTGTCATTACAGTTTCTTCAGGAGGTATGTACACCGAGCCATTGAATAAGGATTTGCAG TTCGGTGAAAACAACTTCGATGGAACACAGCAATATGCCCGTAACAAAAGAGTTCAG GTTGCACTCACCGAACGGTGGTCTGAAAAATGCAGCAACAAGGGGGTAGGTTTCTATTCGATGCATCCAGGATGGGCTGACACACCTGGAGTCTCCAAGAGCCTGCCTGGGCTTTCAGAGAA GTTATCAGGAAACCTGAGATCAAACGATGAAGGTGCTGATACAGTGATCTGGTTAGCTTTGCAACCCAAAGAGAAGCTAACCTCAGGGTCTTTCTACTTTGACCGAGCTGAAGCACCGAAACATCTGAAGTTTGCTGGGACTGCAGCTTCGCACGGGCAGATAGGCTCGATTGTTGATAGCCTTCGCTCCATTTGTGGCATTTAG
- the LOC127775428 gene encoding syntaxin-125-like — MHGALPQIGRERPYTSCRITSFMDGLHISFLGSSPIAILSSSPSNRSYVSSAHPLASSLLLLLIHKRSSEMNDLFSSSSFKKYADASPASGVGGSDMEAGGEGVVNLDRFFEDVEGVKEDMKGLEALYKRLQSTNEETKTAHDARAVKALRSRMDGDVEQVLRRAKAVKGKLEALDRDNATSRKVPGCGPGSSTDRTRTSVVAGLGKKLKDIMDDFQGLRTRMAAEYKETVARRYYTVTGEKAEDSTIDSLIESGESESFLQKAIQEQGRGQVMDTISEIQERHDAVKDIERSLLDLHQVFLDMAALVEAQGHQLNDIESHVAHASSFVRRGTVELEVAREHQKSSRKWACVAVLAGIILIAVLILPVLINLRILTLR, encoded by the exons ATGCATGGCGCGTTGCCACAAATAGGCAGGGAGAGGCCCTACACTTCATGTCGAATTACTAGTTTCATGGACGGACTCCATATATCCTTTCTTGGTAGCTCACCCATTGCCATTCTTTCAAGCTCCCCGTCCAACCGATCGTACGTCTCCTCAGCTCATCCGCTCGcctcgtcgctgctgctgctgctgatccaCAAGCGTTCGTCGGAGATGAACGACCTGTTCTCGTCGAGCTCGTTCAAGAAGTATGCCGACGCGAGCCCGgcgagcggcgtcggcggcagcgacatggaggccggcggcgagggcgtggtGAACCTGGACAGGTTCTTCGAGGACGTGGAGGGGGTGAAGGAGGACATGAAGGGGCTGGAGGCGCTGTACAAGCGGCTGCAGTCGACGAACGAGGAGACGAAGACGGCGCACGACGCCCGCGCCGTGAAGGCCCTCCGCTCCCGCATGGACGGCGACGTCGAGCAGGTGCTCCGCCGCGCCAAGGCCGTCAAGGGCAAGCTCGAGGCCCTCGACAGAGACAACGCCACCTCCCGCAAGGTCCCCGGCTGCGGCCCCGGCTCCTCCACCGACCGCACCCGcacctccgtcgtcgccggcctcggcaAGAAGCTCAAGGACATCATGGACGACTTCCAG GGGCTGAGGACGAGGATGGCGGCGGAGTACAAGGAGACGGTGGCGAGGAGGTACTACACGGTGACGGGGGAGAAGGCGGAGGACAGCACGATCGATTCGCTCATCGAGTCGGGGGAGAGCGAGTCGTTCCTGCAGAAGGCGATCCAGGAGCAAGGGCGGGGGCAGGTGATGGACACCATCTCGGAGATCCAGGAGCGGCACGACGCCGTCAAGGACATCGAGCGCAGCCTGCTCGACCTGCACCAGGTGTTCCTCGACATGGCGGCGCTCGTCGAGGCCCAGGGACACCAGCTCAACGACATCGAGAGCCACGTCGCGCACGCCAGCTCCTTCGTCCGCAGGGGCACCGTCGAGCTCGAGGTGGCGCGGGAGCACCAGAAGAGCAGCCGCAAGTGGGCGTgtgtcgccgtcctcgccggcaTCATCCTCATCGCCGTCCTCATCCTCCCGGTGCTCATCAACCTCCGCATCTTGACGCTCAGATGA
- the LOC127775427 gene encoding glucan endo-1,3-beta-glucosidase 8-like, giving the protein MAPPPRLPAGAAALLLLLAVASRAAADGNAVDVGVNWGSQLSHPLLPKSVVQMLKENGILKVKLFDADPWPVGALVDSGIEVMLGIPNDMLEKMNSYGNAQDWVKENVTSYGDKLKITYVAVGNEPFLKAYNGSFMKTTFPALKNIQKALNEAGVGDKVKATVPLNADVYVSPDNKPSSGAFRPDIQGLMTDMVKFLHEHGSPFVVNIYPFLSLYQSDDFPFEFAFVDGGKTIQDKGGISYSNVFDANYDTLVTALKKAGVPSLKVVVGEVGWPTDGDKNANLKLARRYYDGLLKKLSKKEGTPLRPGKMDVYMFGLFDEDMKSILPGNFERHWGIFTYDGKPKFPMDLSGHGNDKPLAGVPGVEYLPKQWCVFDDGAEDKSKLPGNIQYACASGDCTALGYGCSCNGLDEKSNISYAFNMYFQMQDQDVRACDFDGLAKITTKNASARGCAFPIQIISAAAPAVAGVGLSAAALLALLMVLV; this is encoded by the exons AtggctccgcctccgcggctgccggccggcgcggccgcgctgctgctgctgctcgccgtggCGTCCCGTGCTGCGGCGGACGGCAACGCCGTGGACGTCGGCGTGAACTGGGGCTCGCAGCTGTCGCACCCGCTGCTGCCCAAGTCGGTCGTGCAGATGCTCAAGGAGAACGGCATCCTGAAAGTGAAGCTGTTCGACGCCGACCCGTGGCCCGTCGGCGCGCTCGTCGACTCCGGCATCGAGGTCATGCTCGGCATCCCCAACGACATGCTGGAGAAGATGAACAGCTACGGGAACGCCCAGGATTGGGTCAAGGAGAACGTCACCAGCTACGGCGACAAGCTCAAGATCAC GTATGTCGCCGTGGGGAACGAGCCGTTTCTCAAGGCGTACAACGGATCGTTCATGAAGACGACCTTCCCGGCGCTGAAGAACATCCAGAAGGCGCTGAAcgaggccggcgtcggcgacaaGGTGAAGGCGACCGTCCCGCTGAACGCCGACGTGTACGTCTCGCCGGACAACAAGCCGTCCTCCGGCGCGTTCCGGCCGGACATCCAGGGCCTGATGACGGACATGGTGAAGTTCCTGCACGAGCACGGCTCGCCCTTCGTCGTCAACATCTACCCCTTCCTCAGCCTGTACCAGAGCGACGACTTCCCGTTCGAGTTCGCCTTCGTCGACGGCGGCAAGACCATCCAGGACAAGGGCGGCATCAGCTACTCCAACGTGTTCGACGCCAACTACGACACGCTGGTCACCGCGCTGAAGAAGGCCGGCGTCCCAAGCCTcaaggtcgtcgtcggcgaggtcggcTGGCCGACCGACGGCGACAAGAACGCCAACCTCAAGCTCGCGCGGCGCTACTACGACGGCCTCCTGAAGAAGCTCTCCAAGAAGGAAGGCACGCCGCTCCGGCCTGGCAAGATGGACGTCTACATGTTCGGCCTCTTCGACGAGGACATGAAGAGCATTCTCCCGGGCAACTTCGAGCGCCATTGGGGCATCTTCACCTACGACGGCAAGCCCAAGTTCCCGATGGACCTCTCCGGCCACGGCAACGACaagccgctcgccggcgtgcccGGCGTCGAGTACCTCCCGAAGCAGTGGTGCGTGTTCGACGACGGGGCCGAGGACAAGTCCAAGCTCCCCGGGAACATCCAGTACGCGTGCGCCAGCGGCGACTGCACGGCGCTCGGCTACGGGTGCTCCTGCAACGGCCTCGACGAGAAGAGCAACATCTCCTACGCCTTCAACATGTACTTCCAGATGCAGGACCAGGACGTGCGCGCCTGCGACTTCGACGGCCTCGCCAAGATCACCACCAAGAACGCCTCCGCGCGCGGCTGCGCGTTCCCGATCCAGATcatcagcgccgccgcgccggccgtcgccggcgtcggcttATCCGCGGCGGCGTTGCTGGCATTGTTGATGGTGCTGGTGTGA
- the LOC127777774 gene encoding flavonol 3-O-glucosyltransferase UGT89B1-like, producing the protein MAASANHAANGGAGNGELPYAGRDHVIIFPFMAKSHTLPLLHFATELSVHHRSLRVTLLTTPANLAFARRRLPGSVHLVVLPFPSLQPPLLPAGVESTDALPSMSLYPAFLRATALLREPFAEFMASLSSSPPLVVVSDFFLGFTHGIAADAGVRRVVYHGMSCFSMAICKLLPVSPPAGVEHGAGGGSPFHVSGMPENVMITAEDIPYSVAKFTDMDDPVTRFLIDNVFQSDVRSWGILVNSFAALDGDYVAPVEAFYEQGARAWLVGPLLPAAGETPERDEENDDPEGCLAWLDERAARPGSVVYVSFGTQAHVADEQLDELARGLVQSGHPFLWAVRSNTWSPPVDVGPDQGRIVRGWVPQAAMSAVSDGGTSRVALQKLVGELQRSYDDVVIKVG; encoded by the coding sequence ATGGCCGCCTCAGCCAACCACGCCGcgaacggcggcgccggcaacggTGAGCTACCTTACGCTGGCCGCGACCACGTCATCATCTTCCCGTTCATGGCGAAGAGCCACACGCTCCCTCTGCTCCACTTCGCCACGGAGCTCTCGGTCCACCACAGGAGCCTCCGCGTCACCCTGCTCACCACCCCGGCGAACCTCGccttcgcccgccgccgcctgccggggTCGGTGCACCTCGTCGTGCTCCCGTTCCCGTCGCtgcagccgccgctgctgccggccgGCGTCGAGTCGACGGACGCGCTCCCTTCCATGTCCCTCTACCCGGCATTCCTGCGTGCCACGGCGCTGCTGCGCGAGCCCTTCGCGGAGTTCATGGCGTCGCtgtcctcctccccgccgctcgTGGTCGTCTCCGACTTCTTCCTCGGGTTCACGCACGGCATCGCGGCCGACGCCGGCGTCCGCCGCGTCGTGTACCACGGCATGTCCTGCTTCTCCATGGCCATCTGCAAGTTGCTCCCTGTGAGCCCGCCGGCCGGCGTcgagcacggcgccggcggtggatcCCCTTTTCACGTGTCCGGCATGCCGGAAAATGTTATGATCACGGCGGAGGACATCCCATATTCCGTTGCAAAGTTCACCGACATGGACGACCCGGTGACCCGGTTCTTGATTGACAACGTCTTCCAGTCAGACGTCCGCAGCTGGGGCATCCTCGTCAACAGCTTCGCCGCGCTTGACGGTGACTACGTGGCTCCAGTAGAGGCGTTCTACGAGCAGGGAGCCCGCGCCTGGCTGGTGGGGCCgcttctccccgccgccggcgagacgcCGGAGCGGGACGAGGAGAACGACGACCCCGAGGGCTGCCTCGCGTGGCTCGACGAGAGGGCAGCGCGGCCGGGGTCGGTGGTCTACGTATCGTTCGGCACGCAGGCGCacgtcgccgacgagcagcTCGACGAGCTGGCGCGCGGGCTGGTGCAATCCGGCCACCCCTTCCTGTGGGCGGTGCGGTCGAACacgtggtcgccgccggtggacgTGGGGCCCGACCAGGGGCGCATCGTCAGGGGGTGGGTCCCGcaggcggcgatgtcggcggtGAGCGACGGCGGCACGTCGCGCGTAGCGCTGCAGAAGCTGGTCGGAGAGCTGCAGAGAAGCTATGACGATGTCGTCATCAAAGTTGGGTGA